One segment of Streptomyces sp. NBC_00576 DNA contains the following:
- a CDS encoding DarT ssDNA thymidine ADP-ribosyltransferase family protein, producing the protein MTAAEPIPAIPGSEGHPEGIHALIQERKITELVHFTTNRGLLGILVQRLCRARALLSEDQYLESIYHQNTKIRREAPQYWSYVNLSISEPNHRFLRISSEDWWANEDLFWAVLSFDPVIMTHPGVLFAPGNMGYDGITPGEGLPGAEALFADRVPKGFSKTMLRHDRAPQLPTNPQAEVLYPQAVSTQHLQHIYVLTDEDAANAEAIVSASGHDEVDISVDPITFGR; encoded by the coding sequence ATGACCGCGGCAGAACCGATCCCGGCCATACCGGGTAGTGAAGGACACCCTGAGGGCATCCACGCGCTCATCCAGGAACGTAAGATCACCGAATTGGTGCACTTCACCACCAACCGTGGCCTGCTCGGCATCCTCGTGCAGCGGCTCTGCAGGGCCCGGGCACTGCTGTCCGAAGACCAGTACCTGGAAAGCATCTACCACCAGAACACCAAGATCCGCAGAGAAGCTCCGCAGTACTGGTCTTATGTGAACCTCAGCATCAGTGAACCCAACCACCGCTTCCTGCGCATCAGCAGTGAAGACTGGTGGGCGAACGAGGACCTGTTCTGGGCAGTCCTCAGCTTCGACCCAGTGATCATGACGCACCCCGGCGTCCTGTTCGCCCCAGGCAACATGGGATACGACGGCATCACCCCCGGGGAGGGCCTACCCGGAGCCGAAGCCCTCTTCGCCGACAGAGTCCCCAAGGGCTTCAGCAAGACGATGCTGCGCCACGACCGAGCGCCTCAACTCCCGACAAATCCCCAGGCCGAAGTGCTCTACCCGCAGGCCGTCTCCACTCAGCACCTGCAGCACATCTACGTCCTCACCGACGAGGACGCAGCGAACGCTGAGGCCATTGTCAGCGCCAGCGGACATGATGAGGTCGACATCTCCGTCGACCCGATCACGTTTGGCAGGTAA
- a CDS encoding 3'-5' exonuclease yields MKVLRPTQPTSEQLTVINNHKPGVFVVRGAAGSGKTTTALYRLKFTVGFWQRRRRDGFIEGPVRVLVLTYNKTLRGYIEELTQEQIKGNDVELTISTFAKWATDRVPYERILREPERNGKLNDLAAPLPLSNDFVRSEVDYFLGRFMPDRLAEYVECERQGRGRSPRMPTSMRRRLLDEVIVPFQEWKKEQQAWDWADLANAMAAKRADDPYHVIVVDEAQDFSANQVRAVLNHVTDEHTLTFVLDAAQRIYPQRFTWAEVGLSVGSHNSKLLSKNFRNTRQIAAFAAPLLRDVETTDDAAIPDLSSCEGDGDKPLLVQGTFTQQMDHVVQFLNDLGPDNDESVAILHAKGGGWFSYVETRLTAAGLAWVELTRNGEWPTGPVNVALSTMHSAKGLEFDHVIIVGLNSEVMPHATEPGDSERDAHLRLLAMSAGRARKTLTITYKPTEASDLIACMDPDTYEVKTV; encoded by the coding sequence ATGAAGGTTCTCAGACCGACGCAGCCGACGAGCGAGCAGCTCACGGTGATCAACAACCACAAGCCGGGAGTCTTCGTCGTGCGGGGCGCCGCCGGCAGCGGCAAGACCACCACGGCCCTGTACCGGCTGAAGTTCACCGTCGGCTTCTGGCAGCGACGACGCCGCGACGGCTTCATCGAGGGCCCCGTCCGGGTCCTGGTCCTCACCTACAACAAGACTTTGCGCGGCTACATTGAGGAACTCACCCAGGAACAGATCAAAGGAAACGACGTCGAGCTGACGATCTCCACCTTCGCCAAGTGGGCCACCGACCGCGTGCCCTACGAGCGGATCCTCCGGGAGCCCGAGCGCAACGGGAAACTGAACGACCTGGCTGCGCCCCTGCCGCTGTCCAACGACTTCGTGCGCTCCGAAGTGGACTACTTCCTGGGCCGCTTCATGCCGGACCGCCTGGCCGAGTATGTCGAGTGCGAGCGTCAGGGCCGTGGCCGTTCCCCGCGCATGCCGACCTCGATGCGCCGTCGGCTGCTGGACGAGGTGATCGTTCCGTTCCAGGAATGGAAGAAGGAGCAGCAGGCCTGGGACTGGGCTGACCTGGCGAACGCCATGGCCGCCAAGCGCGCCGACGACCCGTACCACGTGATCGTCGTCGACGAGGCCCAGGACTTCTCCGCAAACCAGGTCCGTGCCGTCCTCAACCATGTCACCGACGAGCACACGCTCACCTTCGTCCTCGATGCCGCTCAGCGCATCTACCCCCAGCGATTCACCTGGGCCGAGGTCGGCCTGAGCGTGGGGTCGCACAACAGCAAGCTGCTGTCGAAGAACTTCCGCAACACCCGGCAGATCGCCGCCTTCGCGGCCCCGCTGCTGCGCGACGTGGAGACCACGGACGACGCTGCGATCCCGGATCTGTCCTCGTGCGAGGGGGACGGCGACAAGCCCCTGCTGGTCCAGGGCACCTTCACCCAGCAGATGGACCATGTTGTGCAGTTCCTCAACGACCTCGGCCCGGACAACGACGAGTCCGTTGCCATCCTGCACGCAAAGGGCGGCGGCTGGTTCAGTTACGTCGAGACCCGCCTGACCGCCGCTGGCCTCGCCTGGGTCGAGCTCACGCGTAACGGGGAATGGCCCACCGGCCCGGTGAACGTGGCGCTGTCGACCATGCACTCCGCTAAGGGCCTGGAGTTCGACCATGTGATCATCGTCGGACTCAACAGCGAAGTCATGCCGCACGCTACGGAGCCCGGTGACAGCGAACGAGACGCCCACCTGCGCCTGTTGGCCATGTCCGCCGGACGTGCCCGTAAGACGCTGACCATCACCTACAAGCCCACCGAGGCCAGCGACCTCATCGCCTGCATGGACCCGGACACCTACGAGGTGAAGACCGTATGA
- a CDS encoding TniB family NTP-binding protein translates to MTTWQGWEDFATTPPRTPPQPGDAPRSTEERLAYHSAFVTVRTPAISTLATQVRTLMLLGRHQQTTARPSLIVTGPAAAGKTTALLEVGRTCHLAHTRKHPAPPGRTHQQIPVAYLLVPPGATAKTLATEFARYLGIPVTARMTQAQITSAVCHTYTTAGVRLVLIDEIHRLNPRTTTGAEAADLLKDLTERIRATFVYTGIDVASTPLFAGVRGAQLAGRASLITCGPLPARHGQTRPFTDLITDMENALDLNQHPPGTLPRHASYLHQRTAGRIGSLARLIRQAAITAICDGTERITKKTLDAIQLDHLAEEARRPRTRQSPTTA, encoded by the coding sequence ATCACCACCTGGCAGGGCTGGGAGGACTTCGCCACCACGCCGCCCCGCACCCCGCCCCAGCCCGGCGACGCCCCTCGCAGCACGGAAGAACGCCTCGCCTACCACTCCGCGTTCGTCACCGTCCGCACCCCCGCCATCAGCACCCTCGCCACCCAGGTCCGCACCCTGATGCTGCTCGGCCGCCACCAGCAGACCACCGCCCGGCCCTCACTGATCGTTACCGGCCCCGCCGCAGCCGGGAAAACGACCGCCCTTCTCGAAGTCGGCCGTACCTGCCACCTCGCCCACACCCGCAAACACCCCGCACCACCCGGACGCACCCACCAACAAATACCGGTCGCCTACCTGTTGGTGCCGCCCGGCGCCACCGCCAAGACCCTCGCCACCGAATTCGCCCGCTACCTCGGCATCCCCGTCACCGCCCGCATGACCCAGGCCCAGATCACCAGCGCCGTCTGCCACACCTACACCACCGCCGGCGTCCGCCTGGTCCTCATCGACGAGATCCACCGCCTCAACCCGCGCACGACCACCGGCGCGGAAGCCGCCGACCTGCTGAAAGACCTCACCGAACGCATCAGAGCGACCTTCGTCTACACCGGCATCGACGTCGCCTCAACCCCGCTGTTCGCCGGAGTCCGCGGCGCCCAACTCGCTGGCCGCGCCAGCCTCATCACCTGCGGCCCCCTCCCCGCCCGCCACGGCCAGACCCGGCCCTTCACCGACCTCATCACCGACATGGAGAACGCCCTCGACCTGAACCAGCACCCACCCGGCACACTCCCCCGCCACGCCTCCTACCTCCACCAGCGCACCGCCGGCCGCATCGGCAGCCTCGCCCGCCTCATCCGCCAAGCCGCCATCACCGCCATCTGCGACGGCACCGAACGCATCACCAAGAAAACACTCGACGCCATCCAGCTCGACCACCTCGCCGAAGAAGCCAGACGCCCCCGCACCCGCCAATCACCCACAACGGCATGA
- a CDS encoding TnsA-like heteromeric transposase endonuclease subunit → MQTDTGSEWEAVFVDPLGQVVQQRWADAVLAVAFEELEPVSAFPVVPGRRWGPGQWWSATTGRHVACGSAAMRAQLMMLDRDPDVVGLAGRPVRLLWRDARGQVRSWVPQLFARQRDGTALLADCPSHPEAGGERAQRAATVLEAACVQAGWSYRRLEPLEMTLSANLKWLAGYRHPRNAGRPPLAAAVREAFAQPRPLIEGAEAVGDPIEVLPAVFHALWHEHLTTPLDVPLNERVLVSTGADDANGRGGPGSGDGR, encoded by the coding sequence ATGCAGACGGATACCGGATCCGAGTGGGAGGCGGTCTTCGTCGACCCCCTCGGGCAGGTGGTGCAGCAGCGGTGGGCGGACGCGGTTCTCGCGGTGGCCTTCGAGGAGCTGGAGCCGGTGTCGGCGTTCCCGGTGGTGCCGGGGCGGCGGTGGGGGCCCGGTCAGTGGTGGTCGGCCACGACCGGCCGGCATGTGGCGTGCGGGTCGGCCGCGATGCGGGCGCAGCTGATGATGCTGGACCGCGACCCCGATGTGGTCGGCCTGGCCGGGCGGCCGGTCCGTCTGCTGTGGCGGGACGCGCGCGGCCAGGTCCGCTCGTGGGTGCCGCAGCTCTTCGCCCGCCAGCGCGACGGCACCGCCCTGCTGGCCGACTGCCCCAGCCACCCGGAGGCCGGCGGTGAGCGGGCGCAGCGGGCTGCGACGGTCCTGGAGGCGGCGTGCGTGCAGGCCGGCTGGAGCTACCGGCGCCTCGAGCCGCTGGAGATGACGCTTTCGGCGAACCTGAAATGGCTGGCCGGCTACCGCCACCCCCGCAACGCCGGCCGTCCCCCTCTCGCGGCCGCCGTACGCGAGGCATTCGCCCAGCCGCGGCCGCTGATCGAGGGCGCCGAAGCGGTGGGCGACCCGATCGAAGTCCTGCCCGCCGTCTTCCACGCCCTGTGGCACGAACACCTCACTACGCCCCTGGACGTACCGCTGAACGAGCGGGTCCTCGTCAGCACCGGCGCCGACGATGCGAACGGCCGCGGCGGCCCGGGCAGCGGGGATGGACGGTGA
- a CDS encoding Mu transposase C-terminal domain-containing protein, with product MSVRRGGRPVLQVGAHVRFRESTWQVIAVAGQQVYLAGETGEDETVVAGHLFADPSFTIVGAQMPQAVTQWGLFETAPEDARRKALAWQRHIREVETGLPGGMADSGGVPRAEYDPDRFTLAQREEAKAAELTAIGFGPVSRTTVQRMRLAYRKQGLWGLVDHRTTRRPVPTGRTDERVIAAVEEALRRQRDRSKGTVKGLMPLVTQILTDRYGRGTVPAPSQATFYRLVHQLANPAEHPHRPARTLPSPTGGRAFTPTVALRPGEQVQVDTTRLDVLAVFDDGTTGRPELTIAVDVATRAILAAVLRPGGTKAVDAALLLAEMAVPHPARPAWPDALRLAHTQLPQLQRLMGLDERLQGAAARPVIVPETIVVDRGKIYLSTAFSAACETLGISVQPTPPHAPAAKGIVERTFGTINALLCQHLPGYTGSNVTRRGPDAETEACFSVAQLQDLLDEWLIHYHHRPHEGLRHPTLPKKALTPNQMWAALIAVAGHVPLPLSGSDYLELLPVRWQAITERGIRVDHRTYDHDVLAPYRGQPSPVTARGGKWEVHTNPHDARQVWIRLPDGHLTEIPWIHRDHIHQPFNSATWQHIKTVTARHGDRDTHEADLADTLDQLMRRAHTRTATPGEQHLLTRTAPLKTPPPTAATRPPDPQQADGWDDDSLDDLPDNAEQTDGADEPGDDTADAPDPAPYTGLGLYDPAQEALNW from the coding sequence GTGAGCGTGCGGCGTGGCGGACGGCCGGTGCTGCAGGTCGGAGCGCACGTCCGCTTCCGCGAGAGCACCTGGCAGGTCATCGCTGTGGCGGGCCAGCAGGTCTACCTCGCCGGTGAGACGGGCGAAGACGAGACGGTCGTGGCCGGGCACCTGTTCGCCGACCCGTCCTTCACCATCGTGGGCGCCCAGATGCCCCAGGCCGTGACGCAGTGGGGTCTGTTCGAAACCGCGCCCGAGGACGCGCGGCGCAAGGCGCTGGCCTGGCAGCGGCACATCCGCGAGGTGGAGACCGGCCTGCCCGGCGGGATGGCGGACAGCGGCGGGGTGCCCCGGGCCGAGTACGACCCCGACCGATTCACGCTCGCGCAGCGCGAGGAGGCCAAGGCGGCGGAGCTGACCGCGATCGGTTTCGGACCTGTCTCCCGGACCACGGTGCAGCGCATGCGCCTGGCCTACCGCAAGCAGGGACTGTGGGGGCTGGTCGACCACCGCACCACCCGTCGGCCCGTGCCTACCGGGCGCACCGACGAACGCGTCATCGCTGCCGTCGAGGAAGCGCTGCGCCGCCAGCGCGACCGTTCCAAGGGCACCGTCAAGGGCCTGATGCCCCTGGTCACGCAGATCCTTACCGACCGGTACGGCCGCGGCACCGTGCCCGCCCCCTCCCAGGCCACCTTCTACCGGCTCGTCCACCAACTCGCCAATCCCGCCGAACACCCCCACCGCCCCGCCCGTACCCTTCCCTCCCCCACCGGCGGACGGGCGTTCACCCCGACCGTGGCGCTGCGGCCGGGCGAGCAGGTGCAGGTCGACACCACCCGGCTGGACGTCCTGGCCGTCTTCGACGACGGCACCACCGGCCGGCCCGAACTCACGATCGCCGTCGACGTCGCCACCCGCGCCATCCTCGCCGCCGTCCTGCGCCCCGGCGGCACCAAGGCCGTCGACGCCGCCCTGCTGCTCGCCGAGATGGCCGTCCCCCACCCCGCCCGCCCCGCCTGGCCCGACGCCCTGCGCCTCGCCCACACCCAACTCCCCCAGCTACAGCGGCTGATGGGCCTGGATGAACGCCTTCAGGGCGCAGCCGCCCGGCCGGTGATAGTGCCCGAGACGATCGTCGTGGACCGGGGCAAGATCTACCTGTCCACGGCGTTCAGCGCCGCCTGCGAGACCCTCGGCATCAGCGTCCAGCCCACCCCGCCCCACGCCCCCGCCGCCAAAGGCATCGTCGAGCGCACCTTCGGCACCATCAACGCACTCCTGTGCCAGCACCTGCCCGGCTACACCGGCTCCAACGTCACCCGCCGCGGACCGGACGCCGAAACCGAGGCCTGCTTCAGCGTCGCCCAGCTCCAGGACCTGCTGGACGAATGGCTGATCCACTACCACCACCGCCCCCACGAAGGCCTGCGCCACCCCACCCTGCCCAAGAAGGCCCTCACCCCGAACCAGATGTGGGCCGCGCTCATCGCCGTCGCCGGCCACGTACCCCTCCCGCTGAGCGGCAGCGATTACCTCGAACTGCTGCCGGTGCGCTGGCAGGCCATCACCGAACGCGGCATCCGCGTCGACCACCGCACCTACGACCACGATGTCCTCGCCCCCTACCGCGGCCAGCCCTCCCCGGTCACCGCGCGCGGCGGCAAATGGGAAGTCCACACCAACCCCCACGACGCCCGCCAGGTATGGATCCGCCTGCCCGACGGACACCTGACAGAGATCCCGTGGATCCACCGCGACCACATCCACCAGCCGTTCAACAGCGCCACCTGGCAGCACATCAAAACCGTCACCGCCCGCCACGGCGACCGCGACACCCACGAGGCCGACCTCGCCGACACCCTCGACCAGCTCATGCGCCGCGCCCACACCCGCACCGCCACCCCCGGCGAGCAACACCTCCTCACCCGCACCGCACCGCTGAAAACACCCCCGCCCACGGCCGCCACCCGCCCTCCGGACCCGCAGCAGGCCGACGGCTGGGACGACGACAGCCTCGACGACCTCCCCGACAACGCAGAGCAGACCGACGGCGCGGACGAACCCGGCGACGACACCGCCGACGCCCCCGACCCCGCCCCCTACACCGGCCTCGGTCTCTACGACCCCGCCCAGGAAGCCCTCAACTGGTGA
- a CDS encoding ADP-ribosylglycohydrolase family protein, translating to MQWEAVRASAQWAAYGDALGFITELTDTAGVQRRIGHDEVTTTVPWKRRIGGRYGRDMPLPAGAYSDDTQLRLATSRAIRGDGEFDAEAFAKIEVVAWQAYALGAGRGTKAAATGLMRVEAKWSQNIFATKAARYVDIGGNGAAMRIQPHVWSARDLTNWDHITRDVIRNAVSTHGHPRGILGAVLHAVLLAHTLDANELPGPKQWRPAIDWLEQVPDVIAKDDELAYLWLPTWTDAAGTDFRSAALTVADECRTAFEAVDSATPLTPETYTALVERLGGFDDATRGSGTVTTVLAAVLAYAYASSPEAALLLAANTLGSDTDTIATMAGALLGAVTAAPPPGAVQDADAIDSEARRMWDISRGRETATFAYPDLLRWSPPKATLDLVGHTPNGPALSGLGTLTPVGTPTPGNQATYVWGTLPFGQSVLVRARPDLRPLDEHLLPGDVRQPRTRQSADAAPTDQQLLFDTPTSSAVTTDQGRLERGAARGTLSERAHRPGPPTLEEIVQGLARNGFPPEQVGRALLHQMGSGRYGVERAAALAGLLARAYQSEQERPG from the coding sequence ATGCAATGGGAGGCAGTACGCGCCTCAGCCCAGTGGGCGGCGTACGGAGACGCACTCGGCTTCATCACCGAACTGACCGACACCGCAGGCGTGCAACGCCGCATCGGACATGATGAAGTCACCACCACCGTCCCCTGGAAAAGGCGCATCGGGGGACGCTACGGACGCGACATGCCCCTGCCAGCGGGCGCGTACTCCGATGACACCCAGCTCCGTCTTGCCACTTCCCGCGCCATCCGCGGAGACGGAGAATTCGACGCCGAGGCATTCGCGAAGATCGAAGTCGTCGCCTGGCAGGCATACGCCCTCGGGGCCGGCCGCGGCACCAAAGCAGCAGCAACCGGCTTGATGCGGGTCGAGGCCAAGTGGTCACAGAACATCTTCGCCACCAAAGCCGCCCGCTACGTCGACATCGGCGGCAACGGCGCCGCCATGCGTATCCAGCCCCACGTCTGGTCCGCACGGGACCTCACCAACTGGGACCACATCACCCGCGACGTCATACGCAACGCAGTCAGCACCCACGGCCACCCCCGAGGCATCCTCGGCGCCGTCCTGCACGCAGTCCTGCTGGCCCACACCCTGGACGCCAACGAACTCCCGGGTCCCAAGCAATGGCGCCCCGCAATCGACTGGCTCGAGCAGGTACCGGACGTCATCGCAAAAGACGACGAACTCGCTTACCTCTGGCTACCCACCTGGACCGACGCCGCTGGCACCGACTTCCGGTCAGCTGCCCTCACGGTCGCGGACGAATGCCGCACAGCCTTCGAAGCCGTTGACTCCGCAACACCTCTTACCCCGGAGACCTACACGGCCCTGGTAGAGCGGCTGGGCGGCTTCGACGATGCCACGCGCGGATCAGGCACAGTCACTACTGTGCTTGCCGCGGTGCTCGCATACGCCTACGCCAGCTCCCCAGAAGCTGCGCTGCTCCTAGCCGCCAACACCCTCGGCTCGGACACGGACACCATTGCCACGATGGCCGGCGCTCTCCTCGGCGCTGTCACAGCAGCTCCTCCACCCGGTGCCGTACAAGACGCCGACGCCATCGACTCTGAAGCCCGCCGCATGTGGGATATCTCCCGAGGACGCGAAACCGCCACGTTCGCCTACCCAGACCTTCTGCGCTGGAGCCCTCCCAAAGCCACACTCGACCTCGTAGGCCACACACCCAACGGGCCGGCTTTGTCCGGCCTAGGAACCCTCACCCCCGTAGGAACTCCAACACCAGGCAATCAAGCCACCTATGTATGGGGCACCTTGCCGTTTGGGCAGAGCGTTCTGGTGCGCGCCAGGCCGGACCTCAGGCCGCTGGATGAACACCTGCTTCCGGGAGACGTCCGCCAACCACGGACTCGGCAATCGGCGGACGCCGCTCCAACCGACCAGCAACTCCTTTTCGACACTCCAACATCTTCAGCCGTCACAACAGACCAGGGCAGGCTGGAGCGTGGGGCCGCGCGGGGAACCTTGAGCGAGCGTGCCCACAGGCCCGGACCCCCGACTCTCGAGGAAATCGTTCAAGGCCTGGCTAGGAACGGCTTCCCTCCAGAGCAGGTGGGCCGTGCGCTGCTTCACCAAATGGGAAGCGGACGATATGGCGTGGAGCGGGCTGCCGCCCTCGCCGGACTCCTCGCCCGTGCCTACCAAAGCGAGCAGGAGCGGCCTGGCTGA
- a CDS encoding DNA-binding protein — protein MTQHPGLLRTAPLQGETTSSLICRIASRYGMEAKVLRSCWQWRNYPPTYDGGGARADAEVLLNAPGRQLLAGLCRVGEDVLARALPSWGQEDAKLSAGKNGVPAAAWRTGGAVAGPVAFGCRLCAARRTGTAVRVVRYVPRWERVCVRHGRWLLDADADQPLEHLDVRGLPEVAAAQRRWTGVARRAARAGVEPERVFALAYAVVALWWEQALTWERETIWPRRLHQVAGGNAGTELERWRIVGRDAVVFPEVVAVADALLDPAMAQLVWRDSGAGRPRPLPADGAFCRRLGERVGRGWLGPLAATDYGGPLTSWMGAVIRIRRGAGGPPGYGNDPWWLRQEHQPATMAGQLRVLSKERSAPGSGTTWRSVVPAEQRALITSLVNDAEEQLTQLRGVQYGKTADAAQQLQPSRPGWPWRILHAGPACRPMSWPKHSRPTATGGQEGNGE, from the coding sequence GTGACCCAACATCCCGGCCTCCTGCGGACAGCTCCCCTGCAGGGGGAGACAACCTCGTCGCTGATCTGCCGCATCGCGAGCCGCTACGGGATGGAAGCGAAGGTGTTGCGGTCGTGCTGGCAGTGGCGCAACTACCCGCCCACGTACGACGGCGGGGGCGCGCGGGCCGACGCCGAGGTGCTGCTGAACGCGCCCGGACGGCAGCTCCTGGCAGGCCTGTGCCGCGTCGGGGAAGACGTCCTGGCGCGGGCGTTGCCGTCCTGGGGACAGGAGGACGCCAAGCTGTCGGCCGGAAAGAACGGGGTGCCGGCGGCGGCGTGGCGGACCGGGGGCGCGGTCGCCGGACCGGTCGCCTTCGGCTGCCGCCTGTGCGCGGCCCGGCGTACGGGGACGGCCGTGCGGGTGGTGCGGTACGTGCCGCGCTGGGAGCGGGTGTGCGTCCGGCACGGACGGTGGCTCCTGGACGCGGACGCCGACCAGCCCCTGGAGCACTTGGACGTACGCGGCCTGCCGGAGGTGGCCGCGGCGCAGCGGCGGTGGACGGGTGTGGCGCGGCGGGCAGCACGGGCTGGAGTAGAGCCGGAGAGGGTGTTCGCTCTGGCTTATGCGGTGGTAGCCCTGTGGTGGGAGCAGGCCCTCACCTGGGAGCGGGAGACCATCTGGCCGCGGCGGCTGCACCAGGTCGCGGGCGGCAACGCCGGGACGGAACTGGAGCGGTGGCGGATCGTGGGCCGGGACGCGGTCGTCTTCCCCGAGGTGGTGGCCGTCGCCGACGCACTGCTGGACCCGGCCATGGCGCAGCTGGTGTGGAGGGACAGCGGGGCCGGGCGGCCGCGGCCGCTGCCCGCCGACGGGGCGTTCTGCCGCCGACTGGGCGAGCGGGTCGGGCGGGGGTGGCTGGGGCCGCTGGCCGCCACCGACTACGGCGGCCCGCTGACCTCGTGGATGGGCGCCGTCATCCGTATCCGCCGCGGCGCGGGAGGGCCGCCCGGCTACGGCAACGACCCCTGGTGGCTGCGGCAGGAGCACCAGCCCGCCACCATGGCCGGACAGTTGCGCGTCCTGTCCAAGGAACGCAGCGCGCCCGGCTCGGGCACCACGTGGCGCTCTGTGGTGCCGGCCGAGCAACGGGCACTGATCACCAGCCTGGTCAACGACGCCGAAGAGCAGCTGACCCAGTTGCGCGGTGTCCAGTACGGCAAGACCGCCGACGCCGCGCAGCAGTTGCAGCCCTCGCGGCCGGGATGGCCCTGGAGGATCTTGCACGCTGGGCCCGCCTGCCGGCCGATGTCCTGGCCGAAGCACTCCCGGCCCACCGCAACGGGAGGCCAGGAAGGGAACGGTGAGTAA
- a CDS encoding carbamoyltransferase N-terminal domain-containing protein has protein sequence MSAYTLMLTKGVTRLIICGLKLTHDGAVALIEDDRLVFSVEMEKLGNGLRYSTVADFSLIPGILADFGYKPKDVDEWVIDGWDGDVSGTVALLDRGSPTEVVVGPYRESRACPALDAPSVSGTYPMDGETYAYTSYPHAAGHVASAYVSSPFAQRDEGSFVLVWDGGLFPRLYWTDPRGGVENLGELFPLIGHAYAIAGHHFGPFRKAVQSPTVDDLSVAGKLMAYIALGKADEGVLSILREEFHRVFESEEPAAVEYRATVGGYGSLFEQSVPPVHEFYSAVRARAEENGASDEDVLASVHAFLEDLLVERISVKVRAAKGDGPWNLCFAGGCALNIKWNSALREAPDFRDVWVPPFPNDAGSAIGAAALGRAQHTGLGPLSWNPRLGPALTASPEVPAGWSTRNCTPEELARILHESGEPVVVLHGRAELGPRALGGRSILAAPVKASMKDELNRVKDREPYRPVAPICLEAEAPTIFSPGTRDPHMLFDHKVRADWLERIPAVVHLDGTARLQTVGPGDDDLLFTVLTAYHRLSGVPVLCNTSANLNGHGFFPDVASAARWGRVSRIWSDGTLYRRTDG, from the coding sequence ATGTCCGCGTACACGCTCATGCTGACCAAGGGAGTGACACGGTTGATAATCTGCGGGTTGAAACTCACGCATGATGGCGCCGTTGCCCTGATCGAGGACGACCGCCTGGTTTTCAGCGTGGAGATGGAGAAGCTGGGAAACGGCCTGCGCTACAGCACCGTTGCCGATTTCAGCTTGATCCCCGGGATTCTGGCCGACTTCGGCTACAAGCCGAAGGACGTGGACGAGTGGGTCATCGACGGCTGGGACGGCGACGTGTCCGGAACGGTGGCCCTGCTGGACCGGGGGAGCCCGACGGAGGTCGTGGTCGGCCCGTACCGCGAGTCGCGGGCCTGCCCGGCGCTCGACGCGCCCAGCGTCTCGGGCACGTACCCGATGGACGGCGAGACCTATGCGTACACCAGCTACCCGCACGCGGCGGGACACGTGGCGAGTGCCTACGTCTCCAGCCCCTTCGCCCAGCGAGATGAGGGCTCCTTCGTCCTCGTCTGGGACGGCGGGCTCTTTCCCCGTCTGTACTGGACGGACCCACGGGGCGGCGTGGAGAACCTGGGAGAGCTCTTTCCTCTCATCGGGCACGCGTACGCCATCGCGGGACACCACTTCGGGCCCTTCCGCAAAGCCGTCCAGTCGCCCACGGTCGACGACCTCTCGGTGGCCGGCAAACTCATGGCCTACATAGCGCTGGGCAAGGCGGACGAGGGTGTACTGAGCATTCTGCGCGAAGAGTTCCACCGCGTCTTCGAGAGCGAGGAACCGGCCGCCGTCGAGTACCGCGCGACCGTCGGCGGGTACGGCAGCCTCTTCGAGCAGTCCGTGCCTCCGGTGCACGAGTTCTACTCAGCGGTTCGTGCCAGGGCGGAGGAGAACGGGGCCAGCGACGAGGACGTGCTGGCCAGCGTGCACGCCTTCCTCGAAGACCTCCTCGTCGAACGGATCTCCGTCAAGGTGCGCGCCGCCAAGGGCGACGGCCCGTGGAACCTCTGCTTCGCCGGCGGCTGCGCGCTGAACATCAAGTGGAACAGTGCGCTGCGCGAGGCGCCGGACTTCCGCGATGTGTGGGTGCCTCCGTTCCCCAACGACGCGGGTTCGGCCATCGGCGCCGCCGCGCTGGGCAGGGCGCAGCACACCGGTCTGGGGCCGCTTTCCTGGAACCCCCGGCTGGGCCCGGCGCTGACGGCGTCACCCGAGGTGCCCGCGGGCTGGTCGACCCGGAACTGCACTCCGGAGGAACTCGCCCGGATCCTCCACGAGTCCGGGGAGCCCGTGGTGGTCCTGCACGGCCGCGCCGAACTCGGCCCCCGCGCCCTCGGCGGCCGCAGTATTCTGGCGGCCCCGGTCAAGGCGTCTATGAAGGACGAGCTGAACCGCGTCAAGGACCGCGAGCCCTACCGGCCCGTCGCCCCCATCTGCCTGGAGGCCGAGGCCCCGACGATCTTCTCTCCCGGCACCCGGGACCCGCACATGCTCTTCGACCACAAGGTACGGGCGGACTGGTTGGAACGCATCCCCGCGGTCGTCCACCTCGACGGGACCGCACGGCTCCAGACGGTCGGCCCGGGCGACGACGACCTGCTCTTCACCGTGCTGACCGCCTACCATCGGCTCAGCGGCGTCCCGGTGCTCTGCAACACCAGTGCCAACCTCAACGGGCACGGTTTCTTCCCCGACGTGGCCTCCGCGGCGCGCTGGGGCCGGGTCTCCCGGATCTGGAGCGACGGGACGCTGTACCGGCGGACCGACGGCTGA